CCACGGCGATGACCTGCGCGGCATGCTCGGCGTCGCGACGCCTCGCGTCCTGTGCGTCGGCGCGCGCTACCTGGACCTTGCCCGCGAGGCGGCGTCAAGCCTGCCGGAGCCGCCGATGCTCGTCATGCTCGACGCGCAGGTGGACGGTCTTCCCAGTCTCGACGCGCTCGCCGACGAGGCCGAGCCGTGCTACCCCGAAGAGGTGGCCGACGACGACCTCGCCGTCATGATGTTCACCAGCGGCACGACGGCAGCAGCCAAGGCAGTGATGCTGGCCCATGAGGATCTCGTCAACTTCGTGTTCTCGACGACGGAGCCGGCCGATGGCGCCGACCGAGGGGCGGTCCTGTTGGCGGCTCCGCTCTACCACATCGCCGGGCTGAGCGCCGCGCTGGCCGCGACGTTTGCCGGGCGGCGCATCGTCATGATGCGGCAGTTCGAGGCCGAAGCGTGGCTGCGGCTGGCCGCTTCGGAGCACGTCACCCACGCCTTCCTGGTCCCGACGATGATGAAGCGGCTGCTGGCTCACCCGGCCTTCGGCGAAGCGGACCTGTCGTCGCTGGAGATCGTCTCGTACGGGGCCGCGCCGATGCCTCTCGGGGTGATCCGGCAGGCCATCGAACAGTTCCCGCCGACGGTCGGGTTTATCAACGCGTTCGGCCAGACCGAGACCACCTCCACCGTGCTGATGCTCGGGCCGGACGACCATCGTCTGGACGGCTCACCTGAAGACGTCGAGCGCAAGGTCCGTCGCCTCAGCTCGATTGGCCGGCCGCTGCCCGGCGTCGAGGTGGCGATCCTGGACCCGTTCGGGCAGGCTGTCCCGCAGGGGGAGGTGGGCGAGATCGCGATCCGGACGGACCGGGTGATGCGTGGCTACTACGGGCAGACCGAAGCCACCAACGCCACCCTCCACGATGGCTGGCTCCACACCCGCGATCTCGGCTGGATCGACGAGGCGGGCTACGTCTTCCTGGCCGGCCGGACCTCGGACATGATCATCCGAGGCGGCGAGAACATCGCTCCGGACGAGATCGAGCAGGTGCTGCACGCCCACCCGGACGTGGACGAGGTCGCGGTGATCGGGCTGCCGGACGAGGAATGGGGCGAGCGGGTGGCAGCGGTGGTGGTCGCGCACCACGGCCACACCGTCGAGCCAGAATCGCTGATCGAGTACGTCCACCATCGGCTGGCGAGCTACAAGAAGCCAGATGTCGTGATTTTCGCCGACGAGCTGCCGCGCAACTCGGTCGGCAAACTGGTCCGCAGTGAGCTTCGCGCTCGCTACGGCACGCCGAACTAAGACGGGAGGGCCTTCGTGGCGAACCAGACGGGCAAACGGTATGTCTGCGCGACGTGCGCGACCGAGATGCTGGTGACACGCGCCGGCACCGGTACGCTAACGTGCTGCGGTCAGGAGATGCAGCTACGAGCCGGGGGGGCCGCACGGGCGGCGACCGCCGGGGCGTCAGGGGAGGCGAGCGGTGGCTAATCAACTCGGCAAGCGATTCGTCTGCGCGACGTGCGGCACCGAGACGCTCTGCACGAAGCCTGGGAGTGGCGCCGTCAGCTGCTGCGATCAGGAGATGCAGTTGAAGGAAGCGAAGAAGCTGCCCTCGTCCGATTGAGGGGGCCATGAACGCACGCGCCCCGGCAGGCCGATCGTCGGCTGGCCCCGCTCTCCGACAGGGGCAACGTCGTCACGTCGGGCAGAGCAGCCTGCTGCTCGTCAACGGGCGGCTGGCCCTGTCCGGCGGCCGTTTCCCAGGGGTCGATGCCGTCCTGGTGCGAGACGGACGGATCGTGGCCCTCGGGGATGGGCGGTGGCTGCGAGATGAGGCGTCACCCTGTACCCGCCTGGTCGATGCCGAGGGCGGCACGATCCTGCCAGCGTTCCACGATCCGCATCTGCACCTGCTGGCCTACGCGCGGCGGTCGTCCTGGGTGGACTGTCGCGGGCTCAAGAGCATCGCGGAGGTGCAGCGGGCGCTGGCGGCCCGAGCCGCGACACTGAGGCCGGGCGGCTGGGTCCGAGCGATCGGGCTTGACGAGCGCCAGTGGCCTGACCACCGCCTGCCGGATCGGGCTGACCTGGATGGGGCCGCGCCACACCACCCGGTACGGGTCCAGCACCGCACGGGCCACCTGGATCTGCTGAACAGCGCCGCGCTGGCGATGCTCGGCCTGCTGGACGATCCGTTGTCGGAGGTCGAGCGGGACGTCCACACCGGCCGGGCGACGGGGCGAGTCTATCAGGGCGCGAGGCTGCTGCACGGCCGGCTGCCCCGGCCAGCGTTCGGGGAGATCGCGGCGGACGTGCGCGCCGCCTCGGAGCGGCTGCTTTCGCAGGGCATCACCACGGTCCAGGATGCCACCGAGACCAACGGACCCGATGAGCTGGCGTTGTTCGAGCGGCTCCAGCAGGAGGGCGCGCTCGCGCAGCGCCTGCTGATGATGGTCGGGATCGGGCACGTGGAGGCGCTGTCCGCGCGCAGGAACGGACGGCTTCGGCTCGTCGCCACGCACGTCAAGCTGATGGTGGACGAAGCTACGATGGATGTCGATGTGCTGAACGCCCAGGTGGGGCGGGCGCGACGGCAGGGCTGGCCCGTGGCGTTGCACGCCGTCGCCGAGGCCGAGCTGGTGACAGCGCTGGAGGCGCTGCAACGCGCTGGCCCGCGCGATGCGTCGCTGCCGCCAGACCGCATCGAGCATGGCGCGGTGATCCCGGACGATTTCCTGCCGTCCTTGCGGGCGGCTGGCGTCCACGTCGTTGGGCAGCCGGCCCTGCTGCGCCAGCGTGGCGACCACTTCCTGGCCGAGTATCCCCAGGAGCAGCATGGCTGGCTGTACCGCGTCCGCTCGCTGCTCGACAGTCGGGTTCCGTACGCGGCCAGCTCCGACGCGCCCATCGGCGAGCCGTCGCCGGAGGAGGCGTTCGCGGCGCTGACTGGCCGCACGACGGCCACTGGCTTGCCGTTCGGTCGGGCCGAGGCCTTGTCAGCCGAGGAGGCACTGGCCTGCCTGACAGCAGCGCCAGCGGCAACGGCTGGCCTGGAAGGGGAGATCGGGGTGCTCAGGCCGGGGGCGCGCGCCGACCTCGTGATTCTGGCAAGCGAGACGCCCGTCTCAACCTGGACCGGCTTGCCGCCGGTTCGATGCACGATCCTGGGCGGCGCTGTTGTCTGGCAGGGAGCGGCATCGTGACACAAGCCGTGGGCGGCGTCGGTCCAGCCTTCTGTGGCGTAGGTGGAGGGGTTACACATGGCTGATGTACCGGTGAATGGGCCACGCGAGCTTCGGACGGACCTGACGGGCAAGGTGACGCTCGTCACGGGGGGCACGGCCGGTATCGGACGGGCGGCAGTCCTGGCGATGGCACGCAATGGCGCCGACGTCGGCATCCTGGCACGCGATCCGGCGCCCGCGTTGGAGCTGGTCGAGGAGATCGAGGCGCTGGGACGTCGCGGCCTCGTCCTGCCCGCCGACCTGACCAGCTACGACGAGGTGAGGACGGCCGTCGAGATGACGGTTGAAGAGTTTGGGAAGCTGGATATCCTGGTGGGCAGCGGCGGCGCGGGCCTCCATACGCCCGCGCGCCCGTTCCACGAGATCGATCCTTCGTACTACCTGAACTACGTGCAGACGC
The Chloroflexota bacterium genome window above contains:
- a CDS encoding AMP-binding protein encodes the protein MNLAELLVIPASMYPEQEMLRFEGTGTPYEVLQDRAMRAAGALAGLGVGAGDRVAVLQTNTPAVLDVLFGAVALGGVFVPLNYRVHGDDLRGMLGVATPRVLCVGARYLDLAREAASSLPEPPMLVMLDAQVDGLPSLDALADEAEPCYPEEVADDDLAVMMFTSGTTAAAKAVMLAHEDLVNFVFSTTEPADGADRGAVLLAAPLYHIAGLSAALAATFAGRRIVMMRQFEAEAWLRLAASEHVTHAFLVPTMMKRLLAHPAFGEADLSSLEIVSYGAAPMPLGVIRQAIEQFPPTVGFINAFGQTETTSTVLMLGPDDHRLDGSPEDVERKVRRLSSIGRPLPGVEVAILDPFGQAVPQGEVGEIAIRTDRVMRGYYGQTEATNATLHDGWLHTRDLGWIDEAGYVFLAGRTSDMIIRGGENIAPDEIEQVLHAHPDVDEVAVIGLPDEEWGERVAAVVVAHHGHTVEPESLIEYVHHRLASYKKPDVVIFADELPRNSVGKLVRSELRARYGTPN
- a CDS encoding amidohydrolase family protein → MNARAPAGRSSAGPALRQGQRRHVGQSSLLLVNGRLALSGGRFPGVDAVLVRDGRIVALGDGRWLRDEASPCTRLVDAEGGTILPAFHDPHLHLLAYARRSSWVDCRGLKSIAEVQRALAARAATLRPGGWVRAIGLDERQWPDHRLPDRADLDGAAPHHPVRVQHRTGHLDLLNSAALAMLGLLDDPLSEVERDVHTGRATGRVYQGARLLHGRLPRPAFGEIAADVRAASERLLSQGITTVQDATETNGPDELALFERLQQEGALAQRLLMMVGIGHVEALSARRNGRLRLVATHVKLMVDEATMDVDVLNAQVGRARRQGWPVALHAVAEAELVTALEALQRAGPRDASLPPDRIEHGAVIPDDFLPSLRAAGVHVVGQPALLRQRGDHFLAEYPQEQHGWLYRVRSLLDSRVPYAASSDAPIGEPSPEEAFAALTGRTTATGLPFGRAEALSAEEALACLTAAPAATAGLEGEIGVLRPGARADLVILASETPVSTWTGLPPVRCTILGGAVVWQGAAS